CAGGCTGCGGGGCGAGATCGTGGTCAAGCAGCCCCCCATGCTGCTGGTCGACGTGAACGGGGTCGGCTACGAGCTCGAGGCCCCGATGAGCACCTTCTACGAACTGGGGGCGGCCGGCACCCAGGTCACGCTGTTCACTCACCTCCAGGTGCGCGAGGACGCCCATACCCTGTACGCCTTTGTTTCCGAAGCCGAACGCAGCCTGTTCCGCAGCCTGCTCAAGGTGAGCGGTGTGGGCGCGAAGATGGCCCTGGCCATCCTCTCCGGCATGAACGCCGCCGAATTCGGACGCTGCGTGCAGGCCGGCGACGCAGCCGCCCTGACCCGGCTGCCCGGTATCGGCAAGAAGACCGCCGAACGCCTGATCATCGAGATGCGCGACCGCATCGAGGCCCCCGGCGAGGTCGCGCTGACCCCGACCGGCGGCACGCCGGTGTCCGACCCGGTGGAAGACGCCGTACACGCCCTGATTTCCCTCGGCTACCGGCCCGCCGACGCCAGCCGCATGGTCAGCGCGGTGGAGGCGGCGGACCTGGGCAGTGAAGAGATCATCCGTCAGGCCCTGCGTGCTACTCTGAACCGGTGAGCGAATCCGACCGCATCATCTCCGCCCAGGTCCTGGGTGAGGAGCGTCAGATCGAGGAGAACATCCGCCCCCGGCGGCTGGCCGATTACGTCGGCCAGCCCGCGGTGCGCGAGCAGATGGCGATCTTCATCCAGGCGGCGCGCGGGCGGGGCGAACCGCTGGACCACGTGCTGATCTTCGGTCCGCCCGGCCTGGGCAAAACCACCCTGTCGCACATCATCGCCCACGAACTGGAGGCGGGGCTGCGCCACACCTCCGGCCCGGTGCTGGAGAAACCCGGCGATCTGGCGGCCATTCTCACCAATCTCGAACCGGGCGACGTGCTGTTCGTGGACGAGATCCACCGGCTGTCCCCGGTGGTGGAAGAGGTGCTTTACCCGGCCATGGAGGACTTCCAGCTCGACATCGTGATCGGCGAGGGGCCGGCGGCGCGTTCCATCAAGCTGGACCTGCCCCCGTTCACCCTGGTGGGCGCCACCACCCGGGCCGGCCTGCTGACCTCCCCGCTGCGCGACCGCTTCGGCATCGTCCAGCGCCTGGAGTTCTATTCCCGCGAGGAGCTGACGCGCATCGTGCTGCGTTCGGCGCGTATCCTGGGGGTCGAGATCGAGGAAGGCGGGGCGGCGGAGATCGCCAAGCGTTCGCGCGGAACGCCGCGCATCGCAAACCGTCTGCTACGCCGGGTGCGTGATTTCGCCCAGGTCAAGGCGGACGGGCGCATTACCGGCGAGGTGGCGGACCGGGCCCTCGACCTGCTCAACGTGGACGTGCACGGCTTCGACAACATGGACCGGCGCCTGTTGCTGGCGGTGATCCAGAAGTTCGACGGCGGCCCGGTGGGCATCGACAGCCTGGCGGCGGCCATCGGCGAGGAGCGCGGCACGTTGGAGGATGTGATAGAACCCTATCTGATCCAGCAGGGGTTTATGATGCGTACCGCGCGCGGGCGCGTGGCCACTGCCTCCGCCTACCGGCATTTCGGGTTGTCCCCGCGCAGCGACCTGTCGCCGGGCGATGCCGGCGGCGATTTGTTCGACGAGGTTCCCTGAAACGGTTTTCCAGCAGCATGACGGACACCGACCAGAATACGTTTGCATTGCCGGTCCGGGTCTATTTCGAGGACACCGATCTGGCGGGCGTCGTGTATTACGCCAACTATCTGAAATTCATGGAGCGCGCACGTACCGAATGGCTGCGCGCCCGGGGGTTCGAGCAGGATGCGTTGATCCGCGAACTCGGCATCGTGTTTGCGGTGCGCAGCGTGCAGGTGGATTATCTGCGCCCCGCGCGGTTCAACGAACTGCTCGAAGTGCGCGCCAGCGTGAAACAGTGGGGGCGCGCCAGTGTCACATTTGTTCAAGCAGTGCTGCGTTACGATGAGGGTCGGGAAGAGATCCTGGCGCGCGGTGAGATCAAGGTCGCCTGCCTGGATTCCACATCCTTCCGGCCCAAAACCATTCCCGACGCACTGCTAGGAGTTCTGCAAGATGTCGCCTGACCTTTCTGTATGGCACCTCGTCACGAACGCGAGTTTCGTGGTCCAGCTGGTGATGCTGCTGCTGCTTCTGGCATCCGTCACATCCTGGACGCTGATGGTGATGAAATGGCGCCTGCTGCGCGACGCACGCAGCGAGGCGGCACGGTTCGAAGAGCGGTTCTGGTCCGGTACCGACCTGGCCAGCATCTACGAAGCATCGCGCCGCAAACAGCCGCTGACCGGTCTGGAGCGCATCTTCGTCAGCGGTTTCGGCGAGTTCGTGCGCCTGCACCGACAGCGCCAGGCCAATCCCCTGACCATCAACGACACCGTGCAGCGTTCCATGCGGGTCGCCTCGGCGCGCGAGGAGGATGGGCTGGAACAGTACCTGTCCTTTCTCGCCACCGTGGGGTCGACCAGCCCGTATGTGGGCCTGTTCGGGACGGTGTGGGGAATCATGAGCGCCTTCATGTCCCTGAGCGGCGTGCATCAGGCCACCCTGGCCGTAGTGGCGCCGGGTATCGCCGAGGCGCTGATCGCCACGGCCATGGGCCTGGTCGCGGCGATTCCGGCGGTGATCGCCTACAACCGTTTCGCCGACGACGTGGAGCGCCTGGTGGGGCGCTACGAAAATTTCCTGGAGGAGTTCCTCACCCTGCTGCAGCGCCAGTCGCTTTCCAGCGCCGAAGCCGCCGAAATGGCCGGGAGTTGAGGCATGTCGCGCCGTCATCCCGCCCGTCGCCGGCCGATGGCCCAGATCAACGTCGTACCTTACATCGACGTCATGCTGGTGCTGCTGATCATCTTCATGGTCACGGCACCGCTGCTGCAGACCGGCGTCGAGGTTCAGCTCCCCCAGGCGAGCGCCAAACCGCTGCCGCAGGACGCCAAGCAACCCGAACCCGTCGTGGTGACCGTGGACCGCAACGGCCAGTTTTCGCTGCAGGCCGGACAGGTGGTGAGCGATGAGCAACTCGGGGCGGAAGTGAAGAAGCTGCTCAAGGCCCGCGGCGAACAGCAGGCCTATGTGCGTGCCGACACCCATGTCGACTATGGCCGGGTGATGCAGGCGATGACCATTCTGCAAAATGCCGGTGTGGGCAAGATCGGCCTCGTGACCGCGCCGCCGCCCCAGAAGACACGCTGAACGTACCATGTGGAGTGAAATACGCCGTCATCCCAAGGCCCTGGCGATTTCCATCGGCCTGCATATCCTGTTCATCACCTTGCTGGTGATCGGCTTTCGCATGATGCCCCGTGACGTCGGCAACCCGAATCAACGTGTGATTCAGGCCGAAACCGTCACACCACAGGCGCTGAAGGCCATGCAGCAGCCATCCCCTGCCGAGCAACAGCGCGAAGCGGAAGCCAAACGCAAGGCGGAGGCGGCGGCACTGGCGGCCAAACGTCAGGCGGAAGAACAGGCCAAACAGCAGGCAGCGCTGGAGGCCCAGCGCAAGGCGGAGGCGGCAGCCAAGCAACAGGCGGCGTTGGAAGCCAAGCGCCAAGCCGAGGAAAAGGCCAAACAGCAGGCGGCGCTGGAAGCCAAGCGCAAGGCGGAGGCGGTGGCCAAGCAGCAGGCGGCGCTGGAAGCCAAACGCAAGGCGGAGGCGGTGGCCAAGCAGAAGGCGGCGCTGGAGGCCAAACGCAAAGCCGAGGCGGAAGCCAAACGCAAGGCGGAGGCCGAGGCGCGGCAGAAAGCGGCCCTCGCGGCCGAGCTCAAGCAGGCCCAGCAGCAGGCTCAGCAAGCGCTGCAGGCCGAGCAGGCCGCCGCTGCGGCCAAGGCCCGGCAGGTACAGGAAAATGCCTATGTCAACGCTATCAAGGCCAGGATACAGCAGGCCTGGCTGCGTCCCCCGGACGAACCGCCCGGGCAGACGGCCGAGATCCACGTCACCCAGACCCCTGGCGGTTTTGTCACCAAGGTCACTCTGGTACGGTGTAGCGGCAGTCCGGCCTTTTGCCGGTCGGTGGAGGCCGCGGTCTGGAAAGCGGAACCCCTGCCTCAGCCCAAGGACCCGGCACTGTTTCAACGTGACCTGACCTTCTTTTTCGAGCCCGATCAGTCATGAATCAACGCCTGACTACCGCACTGCTCTGGTTGAGCCTGCTGCTCCTGCTTGCGGGACGCGCGCATGCCGCCCTGGAAATCCGCATCACTCAGGGTGCCGAGGGTGCCCAGCCCATCGCGGTGCTGCCTTTCCAGTGGACCGGCCAGGGCAAACCGCCCCAGGATATCGCCGCCATCGTCAATGCGGACCTCGGCCGCAGCGGCCAATTCGCACCGCTCACGGCCAGCCGTTTTCCGCAACAGCCGGCGACGCCGGCCCAGATCCGTTTTCGCCAGTGGCGCAATGCGGGGGTGGACAACCTGGCGATGGGGCAACTGATACCCCAGGCCGGCGGGCGTTACCTGGTGCAGTTCCGCCTGTTCGATACGCTGCGCGGTGAGCAGATCCTCGGTTACAGCATCCCGGCCACCGCATCGACGCTGCGCCAGGCCGCACATCAGATCAGTGACTATATCTACGAGAAACTGCTCGGCAGGCGCGGGGCCTTCAATACCAAGGTGGCGTACGTGGCGGTGGCCACGACGCCCAAAGGAAAGCGCTACACGCTGCAGATCGCGGACGCGGACGGTTACGGGCCGCATAACGTGCTGGTGTCCAAGCAGCCGATCATGTCGCCGGCCTGGTCGCCGGACGGGCAACATCTGGCCTATGTCTCCTTCGAGACCGGCCACTCGGTGGTCTACCTGCAGAACATCTCTTCGGCAAAACGCGAAAAGATCGCGGACTATCCGGGCATCAACGGGGCGCCGGCGTTTTCGCCGGACGGTTCCAGGCTTGCGCTGACTCTGTCCAAGGGCGGCAACGCCGATATCTACATCCTCAATCTACGTACCCGGAAGCTGACCCAGCTCACGCATAGCAGCGCCATCGACACCAGTGCGGCCTGGGCGCCGGACGGCAAGTCCCTGATCTTCACCTCGGATCGTGCCGGCGGCCCCCAGCTGTACCGGATTTCCGCCAGTGGTGGCACGCCCCGGCGGTTGACCTATCAGGGCAGCTACAATGCATCGCCTGCGGTTTCTCCCGACGGCAAGGAGGTGGCCATGGTGCATGCTCATCAGGGCCGGTTCGTCATCGCCGTCCAGGATGTCGCCAGCGGCCAGATGCAGACGCTGACCAAGGGGCCGTTGGACGACAGTCCGAGTTATGCCCCGAATGGCGATATGATTCTGTATTCCGCGGTTGATGGCGGGCGGGGCGTCCTGGCCGCCGTCAGTGCCGATGGGAAGGTGCACCAGCTGCTGGTGCTGAGTGGTGAGGAAGTGCGCGAACCTGCGTGGTCGCCGTTTCTTCATCCCTGAATGCTGGTTCTGAGATCAGACCTGAGGAGATACCCATGCGATCAATGATAAGACTTGCCGCTGTGTTCGTGGTGCTCGCGATGTTTGCCGGCTGCGCCAGTACGGCGAAAAAACCGGGCGAAGCGGCGCCGGGCACGGCGGCACAGCCTGAGGCCGGGGCCGGTGCTCAAGGCATCCCGCAGGGTACCCAGCAGGGTGCGCTGCCGGCCAGCGAACTGGACAACCCGCAGAGCCCGCTGTCCAAGCGCGAAATCTATTTCGACTTCGACAGCAGTCTGATCAAACCGGAATACCTGGCTATCATCAAGGCGCATGGCCAGTATCTGATGGATCACCCGCAGGCCAAGATCCGTCTGGAGGGCAACACCGACGAGCGCGGTTCGCGCGAGTACAACCTCGCCCTCGGCGAGCGCCGGGCGCAGTCCGTCGCCCGCGTGATGGAGCTGCAGGGCGTCGCTTCCGATCAGATCGAAGTGGTCAGCTACGGTGAGGAAAAGCCCGTATGCACCGCGCATGACGAGGCCTGCTGGTCCCAGAATCGACGGGTAGATATTGTCTATGTGGATCGTGGCTAAACGTTCCCGGCTGGCGGCGCTCGGGCTGGGCCTGAGCGCCGTGCTGGCCGCGTCCGCGACGTATGCCGACAGCTGGACCCAGCGGATCAAGAGCCTGGAAGACCAGCAACAGGGCCTGCAACAGCAGGTTGATCGTCTGAACCGCCAGGTGAGCGGGCAGGGGCTGGTCAACATGTATCAGCAGCTCACCGATCTGCAGCAGCAGGTTCAGCAGTTGCGCGGCGACGTGGACGAACTCAAGCATCAGCTGGACGAGACGCAGAAGCGGCAGCGCGATCTTTACGTCGATATCGACAAGCGGCTGCAGGCGCTGGAGTCGGGCAAAGGCGCGTCGCCGCCCCCTGCCGCGCAACCGAACAATGCCGGCCATGCCGGCAGTCAGGCGGGGGCGTCCGCTGCCGACAACCAGCAGGATGCGACGATCCTGGCGTCCTATCAGGCGGCGCTGCAGCTGTTGCAGAACGCCCGTTACAACGATGCCATCAGCGCCCTGAAACAGTTCCGGACCAAGCACCCGGACAGCAGCTATGCCAGCAATGCGCTGTACTGGGAGGGCGAGGCCGAATACGCACAGCGTGATTTCAAGGCGGCCGAGCAGTCG
This region of Gammaproteobacteria bacterium genomic DNA includes:
- the ruvA gene encoding Holliday junction branch migration protein RuvA, with amino-acid sequence MIGRLRGEIVVKQPPMLLVDVNGVGYELEAPMSTFYELGAAGTQVTLFTHLQVREDAHTLYAFVSEAERSLFRSLLKVSGVGAKMALAILSGMNAAEFGRCVQAGDAAALTRLPGIGKKTAERLIIEMRDRIEAPGEVALTPTGGTPVSDPVEDAVHALISLGYRPADASRMVSAVEAADLGSEEIIRQALRATLNR
- the ruvB gene encoding Holliday junction branch migration DNA helicase RuvB, whose amino-acid sequence is MSESDRIISAQVLGEERQIEENIRPRRLADYVGQPAVREQMAIFIQAARGRGEPLDHVLIFGPPGLGKTTLSHIIAHELEAGLRHTSGPVLEKPGDLAAILTNLEPGDVLFVDEIHRLSPVVEEVLYPAMEDFQLDIVIGEGPAARSIKLDLPPFTLVGATTRAGLLTSPLRDRFGIVQRLEFYSREELTRIVLRSARILGVEIEEGGAAEIAKRSRGTPRIANRLLRRVRDFAQVKADGRITGEVADRALDLLNVDVHGFDNMDRRLLLAVIQKFDGGPVGIDSLAAAIGEERGTLEDVIEPYLIQQGFMMRTARGRVATASAYRHFGLSPRSDLSPGDAGGDLFDEVP
- the ybgC gene encoding tol-pal system-associated acyl-CoA thioesterase, which codes for MTDTDQNTFALPVRVYFEDTDLAGVVYYANYLKFMERARTEWLRARGFEQDALIRELGIVFAVRSVQVDYLRPARFNELLEVRASVKQWGRASVTFVQAVLRYDEGREEILARGEIKVACLDSTSFRPKTIPDALLGVLQDVA
- the tolQ gene encoding protein TolQ translates to MSPDLSVWHLVTNASFVVQLVMLLLLLASVTSWTLMVMKWRLLRDARSEAARFEERFWSGTDLASIYEASRRKQPLTGLERIFVSGFGEFVRLHRQRQANPLTINDTVQRSMRVASAREEDGLEQYLSFLATVGSTSPYVGLFGTVWGIMSAFMSLSGVHQATLAVVAPGIAEALIATAMGLVAAIPAVIAYNRFADDVERLVGRYENFLEEFLTLLQRQSLSSAEAAEMAGS
- the tolR gene encoding protein TolR, coding for MSRRHPARRRPMAQINVVPYIDVMLVLLIIFMVTAPLLQTGVEVQLPQASAKPLPQDAKQPEPVVVTVDRNGQFSLQAGQVVSDEQLGAEVKKLLKARGEQQAYVRADTHVDYGRVMQAMTILQNAGVGKIGLVTAPPPQKTR
- the tolA gene encoding cell envelope integrity protein TolA → MWSEIRRHPKALAISIGLHILFITLLVIGFRMMPRDVGNPNQRVIQAETVTPQALKAMQQPSPAEQQREAEAKRKAEAAALAAKRQAEEQAKQQAALEAQRKAEAAAKQQAALEAKRQAEEKAKQQAALEAKRKAEAVAKQQAALEAKRKAEAVAKQKAALEAKRKAEAEAKRKAEAEARQKAALAAELKQAQQQAQQALQAEQAAAAAKARQVQENAYVNAIKARIQQAWLRPPDEPPGQTAEIHVTQTPGGFVTKVTLVRCSGSPAFCRSVEAAVWKAEPLPQPKDPALFQRDLTFFFEPDQS
- the tolB gene encoding Tol-Pal system beta propeller repeat protein TolB, whose product is MNQRLTTALLWLSLLLLLAGRAHAALEIRITQGAEGAQPIAVLPFQWTGQGKPPQDIAAIVNADLGRSGQFAPLTASRFPQQPATPAQIRFRQWRNAGVDNLAMGQLIPQAGGRYLVQFRLFDTLRGEQILGYSIPATASTLRQAAHQISDYIYEKLLGRRGAFNTKVAYVAVATTPKGKRYTLQIADADGYGPHNVLVSKQPIMSPAWSPDGQHLAYVSFETGHSVVYLQNISSAKREKIADYPGINGAPAFSPDGSRLALTLSKGGNADIYILNLRTRKLTQLTHSSAIDTSAAWAPDGKSLIFTSDRAGGPQLYRISASGGTPRRLTYQGSYNASPAVSPDGKEVAMVHAHQGRFVIAVQDVASGQMQTLTKGPLDDSPSYAPNGDMILYSAVDGGRGVLAAVSADGKVHQLLVLSGEEVREPAWSPFLHP
- the pal gene encoding peptidoglycan-associated lipoprotein Pal; translation: MRSMIRLAAVFVVLAMFAGCASTAKKPGEAAPGTAAQPEAGAGAQGIPQGTQQGALPASELDNPQSPLSKREIYFDFDSSLIKPEYLAIIKAHGQYLMDHPQAKIRLEGNTDERGSREYNLALGERRAQSVARVMELQGVASDQIEVVSYGEEKPVCTAHDEACWSQNRRVDIVYVDRG
- the ybgF gene encoding tol-pal system protein YbgF, encoding MAKRSRLAALGLGLSAVLAASATYADSWTQRIKSLEDQQQGLQQQVDRLNRQVSGQGLVNMYQQLTDLQQQVQQLRGDVDELKHQLDETQKRQRDLYVDIDKRLQALESGKGASPPPAAQPNNAGHAGSQAGASAADNQQDATILASYQAALQLLQNARYNDAISALKQFRTKHPDSSYASNALYWEGEAEYAQRDFKAAEQSFQGVIKQYPDSNKVPDARLKLGYTYYELKQWKSSRKALQTVVKQHPDSSAARLASRFLKRMDKEGH